From Sporocytophaga myxococcoides, one genomic window encodes:
- a CDS encoding LLM class flavin-dependent oxidoreductase produces the protein MSGKIKVWVLKNAIMYFTLDSWNPCDTRETKLVCAIVEYQYVKDIKMYISVLDQSHIPKGGTAEQALAATVELAKLTDNLGYHRFWVSEHHNMYSVAGSSPEVLLGYLASQTKKIRIGSGGVMLPHYSALKVAENFRILEALAPGRIDLGVGRAPGGDRLTASLLNPHNHFSEQDFIEQLQDLQGYLSDSLKSESDKGKVLATPVVKGIPEQWVLSSSGQSGLFAAHLGMAFAFAHFINPNGGARAVEVYRNYFKPSEQLRIPRVLVALFMFCSDSKERNEQVKAVLNYRFLQLETKGRFDPVTFEEIKDVKYSPAEEQRITFNSHRFAIGTPEELRKQLTILADEYDVNEIMAVNAAFDFEDRLKSYELFSSVFR, from the coding sequence ATGAGTGGTAAAATTAAAGTTTGGGTGTTGAAAAATGCAATTATGTATTTTACATTAGACTCCTGGAATCCTTGTGATACAAGGGAAACCAAATTAGTTTGTGCTATTGTTGAATATCAGTATGTTAAAGATATTAAAATGTATATAAGTGTTTTAGATCAGTCGCATATCCCTAAGGGAGGGACAGCAGAGCAAGCATTGGCAGCTACTGTAGAACTAGCAAAGCTTACTGATAATCTGGGATATCACCGTTTCTGGGTTTCAGAACATCATAATATGTATTCTGTTGCGGGTTCATCTCCAGAAGTATTATTGGGGTACCTGGCATCTCAGACAAAAAAAATCAGGATAGGTTCTGGTGGTGTTATGTTGCCTCATTACAGCGCTTTAAAAGTCGCTGAAAATTTCAGAATACTGGAGGCTCTGGCTCCAGGTCGAATAGATCTTGGTGTAGGTCGCGCTCCGGGAGGAGATAGACTCACAGCTTCATTGCTTAATCCACATAATCATTTCAGTGAACAGGATTTTATAGAGCAGCTTCAAGATCTTCAAGGTTATCTCAGTGATTCCCTTAAGTCTGAATCTGATAAGGGAAAGGTGTTGGCAACCCCTGTTGTTAAAGGTATCCCGGAACAATGGGTATTAAGTTCCAGTGGACAAAGTGGTTTGTTTGCTGCACATTTGGGAATGGCATTTGCTTTTGCCCATTTTATTAATCCTAACGGAGGAGCAAGGGCTGTGGAAGTTTACAGGAATTACTTTAAACCTTCTGAACAGCTCAGAATACCCAGGGTATTGGTTGCTCTTTTTATGTTTTGCTCCGACTCAAAGGAAAGGAATGAACAAGTGAAAGCTGTGTTAAATTACAGATTTTTGCAGCTTGAAACTAAAGGCCGGTTTGATCCTGTTACCTTCGAAGAAATTAAAGATGTAAAATACAGCCCGGCTGAAGAACAAAGGATTACCTTTAATAGTCATCGCTTTGCAATAGGAACTCCGGAAGAGCTCAGGAAGCAGCTGACTATACTTGCCGATGAATACGATGTCAATGAAATTATGGCAGTAAATGCAGCATTTGATTTTGAGGACAGATTGAAATCTTATGAGTTATTTTCCAGCGTCTTTCGGTAA
- the cynS gene encoding cyanase: protein MISKIEMTEAIITAKTKKKTTWKEISNCIGLSEVFTTSACLGQNTLSKSEAEKLGTFLDLSSEVVNTLQVFPTKGPGQEISTDPLIYRFFEICFVYGPTLKEVIQDKMGDGIMSAIDFTMNVDKVEDPKGDRVVVTMNGKFLPYKKW, encoded by the coding sequence ATGATCAGCAAAATCGAAATGACCGAAGCCATTATTACAGCAAAAACAAAAAAGAAAACCACATGGAAAGAAATATCAAACTGCATTGGTCTTTCTGAAGTTTTTACAACCTCTGCATGTCTTGGACAAAATACACTTTCTAAATCAGAAGCAGAAAAACTGGGCACTTTTCTGGACCTAAGTTCTGAAGTAGTAAATACCTTACAAGTTTTCCCAACCAAAGGACCAGGTCAGGAAATATCTACAGATCCTCTTATATACAGATTCTTTGAAATTTGTTTTGTTTATGGACCTACACTTAAAGAAGTAATTCAGGATAAAATGGGAGACGGAATTATGAGTGCCATTGATTTTACAATGAACGTCGATAAGGTAGAAGACCCCAAAGGGGACCGGGTTGTTGTGACAATGAACGGGAAGTTTCTACCATATAAGAAATGGTAA
- a CDS encoding helix-turn-helix domain-containing protein, which produces MKDLPVLTISNFEDYNHCHHCGNSFYIRNLDKHLKDNLFLDRPHGHDFFILLFITSGSGMHSIDFKNYHVKAGSLFLLSPGQVHHWNLSSDINGYILFFTKEYFQLDFNYNKLLTLPFFYTHINSPCMEIKEEDIEQVSNIFKKIDDEYLNKRKLFHDVIRLNLKMLLIELERKYTGNQQASGLMQYQMNQLHKLETLIDAHYKEHKQISEYASIMNISIKQLNTLCKKALNKTPGDLLQERLILEAKRLLVYSDNSISSIAYSLNYTDNSYFIRLFRKLTTMTPEQFRIVQLSECIS; this is translated from the coding sequence ATGAAAGATCTGCCAGTATTAACGATCAGTAATTTTGAAGATTACAATCATTGCCACCATTGTGGTAATAGTTTCTACATCAGAAACTTGGACAAGCACCTAAAAGACAATTTGTTTCTGGACAGGCCTCATGGACATGATTTCTTTATTTTACTTTTCATAACAAGTGGATCTGGAATGCATAGCATTGATTTTAAAAATTACCACGTGAAAGCCGGCAGCTTATTCCTGTTATCTCCCGGACAAGTACATCATTGGAATTTATCTTCTGACATTAATGGATACATTTTATTCTTTACCAAAGAATACTTTCAGTTGGACTTCAATTACAATAAACTTTTAACACTGCCATTCTTCTATACTCATATCAATTCCCCCTGCATGGAGATTAAAGAAGAGGATATTGAACAGGTTTCAAACATATTTAAAAAGATTGATGATGAGTATCTGAACAAAAGAAAATTATTCCATGATGTTATCAGGCTTAATCTTAAGATGCTGCTGATCGAACTGGAAAGAAAATATACCGGAAATCAGCAAGCATCCGGTCTTATGCAATACCAGATGAATCAGTTGCATAAGCTGGAGACATTAATTGATGCGCATTATAAGGAGCATAAGCAAATTTCCGAATATGCAAGCATTATGAATATCTCCATTAAACAGCTGAATACGCTATGTAAAAAAGCCCTTAATAAAACTCCGGGTGATTTATTACAGGAACGATTGATCCTTGAAGCCAAGCGGCTTTTGGTTTATTCAGACAATTCAATCAGTTCAATTGCATATAGTCTTAATTATACGGATAACTCATATTTCATAAGATTATTCAGAAAGCTGACTACCATGACTCCTGAGCAATTCAGGATAGTACAACTTTCAGAATGCATCAGTTAA
- a CDS encoding YidH family protein, which yields MQDDDKPQLSFNKLLTKNPVHASFLFASQRTGLAFQRTRLSADRTLMAVIRTSLSLISFGFTIFQIFWHLKEEFHKHWRSLMPRILGFILVILGILMLVIGIAYQVRFMKQIRIEREDMMNKGLLPDEDKFPVSFTLIIATLLLFAGIFAAIYMGIQVLKPNINLP from the coding sequence ATGCAAGACGACGATAAACCCCAACTTTCCTTTAACAAACTTCTTACTAAAAATCCTGTACATGCTTCATTTCTTTTTGCATCTCAGCGTACAGGATTAGCTTTTCAGAGAACTCGTCTGAGCGCAGACAGAACATTAATGGCTGTTATCCGAACTTCCCTGTCTCTGATAAGTTTCGGATTCACAATTTTCCAGATTTTCTGGCACCTAAAGGAGGAATTCCATAAACATTGGAGATCACTGATGCCTAGAATATTAGGATTCATCCTTGTTATACTTGGCATCTTAATGCTAGTCATTGGAATCGCTTATCAGGTAAGGTTTATGAAACAGATCCGTATTGAAAGAGAAGATATGATGAATAAGGGCCTCCTTCCGGATGAAGATAAGTTTCCCGTTTCCTTCACATTGATTATTGCTACACTCTTACTTTTTGCTGGGATTTTTGCCGCCATATATATGGGAATCCAAGTTCTAAAACCTAACATCAACCTTCCTTAA
- a CDS encoding mechanosensitive ion channel family protein — protein MMMQRIISFSLIFSFCFILIIQSFSQNSLKTHSDTLITQQDSLTKKRERGFRKNSDLAAIFSDSTKLTSSDYQIRIEKNYAILSLIKNKSDLGPGIRNIQRKLADSDSALLVLKDNILNNSQALGLRNLQMFRSLLNDIHNDIEKQSHLLDSAEATLNSLKNELKVMMKDTVIRSLMRDSVNRKLFAPQLKEMREAWRAGTSRLKESITLINLLQTHNSANAVITSTLLEKVNNLLLTSFSRVFSKETYYLWEPLPHQSLNQLRQSYEKARIGERKALNYYFKDSLNNRLFLLVIGLIFGIWLYRNIYRLKISDSLDKVQYLEIEYLYPHFIASSFVLIFTLAPFFDLDAPSVYIESMQFLLILTLTFICFKKWPRNLFIYWLAMIVLYICFSFTQYILLPGLIQRFGLILLNVLSVIFGSLFLRGLKNHLQLRGFLKFVIILHNVMNILAILFNVFGRFSLSQILGNTAIFSFTQAIGLAIFSKIFIEAILLQIETSRIRQGFKTNFDFHAVIKDFQGLVMFTVILLWIIVFTTNLNIYNTTKDAVAILMTKQRAIGSASFTLGGVVLFFLIIWVAHLLQKYVGYFFGDTGNEDIQNKNQRSRMLIARLVVLCAGYLLAVTASGLPVDKITIVLGALGVGIGLGLQNIVTNFVSGIILIFDRPLQVGDSIEIGDKTGKVREIGIRSSTLLTGDGAEVIIPNGDILSQHITNWTLSNTQQRLAISMTVNGNQDIEKISNTIKTSISSSSYVKANSIPEIEFIALKKEVCELKIHFWCKDVYKAEEAKSNIIYHLFKEFGEINISIKG, from the coding sequence ATGATGATGCAAAGAATTATTTCCTTCTCTCTGATTTTCAGTTTCTGTTTTATATTAATTATTCAGTCCTTTAGTCAGAATAGCCTTAAAACCCATTCGGACACTTTAATAACTCAACAAGATTCCCTCACAAAAAAAAGAGAACGAGGATTCCGAAAAAACTCTGACCTGGCTGCAATTTTCTCAGATTCTACAAAACTTACAAGCAGTGACTATCAGATTCGCATAGAGAAAAATTATGCTATTCTCTCTTTGATTAAAAACAAAAGTGATCTGGGTCCTGGCATTCGTAATATCCAGCGAAAACTTGCTGACAGTGACTCTGCATTACTCGTTTTAAAAGATAATATCCTAAACAACAGCCAGGCTCTGGGGCTCAGAAATCTTCAGATGTTCCGGAGTTTATTAAATGACATTCATAACGATATAGAAAAACAGAGCCACCTACTCGATAGTGCAGAAGCTACTCTTAATAGTTTAAAAAATGAGTTGAAGGTAATGATGAAAGATACAGTCATCAGAAGCCTGATGCGTGATTCTGTTAACAGAAAACTTTTTGCTCCACAGCTAAAAGAAATGCGGGAGGCATGGCGCGCCGGAACTTCCAGATTAAAAGAAAGTATTACACTCATTAATTTACTCCAGACGCATAATTCAGCCAATGCTGTAATTACATCTACCTTGCTTGAAAAAGTTAACAACCTTCTGCTTACCTCATTCTCCAGGGTATTCAGCAAGGAAACTTATTACCTTTGGGAGCCATTGCCGCATCAATCATTAAATCAATTGCGGCAATCATATGAGAAAGCTCGTATTGGTGAAAGAAAAGCACTTAATTATTATTTTAAAGACAGTCTTAACAACAGACTATTTCTGCTTGTTATCGGCCTTATTTTTGGAATATGGCTTTACAGAAATATATACAGGTTAAAAATATCAGACTCATTGGATAAGGTCCAATATCTGGAGATTGAATACCTTTATCCTCATTTTATTGCGTCATCCTTTGTTCTCATATTTACATTAGCTCCTTTTTTTGATCTGGATGCACCTTCGGTTTATATAGAATCGATGCAGTTTTTGTTAATTCTGACTCTTACATTCATCTGCTTTAAGAAATGGCCAAGAAACCTCTTTATTTATTGGCTTGCAATGATAGTCCTTTACATTTGTTTTTCATTTACCCAATATATACTACTTCCAGGCCTTATTCAGAGATTCGGCCTTATTTTACTCAATGTACTTTCTGTTATATTCGGATCATTATTCCTGAGAGGCTTAAAGAATCATTTGCAGTTGCGTGGATTCCTGAAATTTGTCATTATCCTGCATAATGTAATGAACATCCTTGCAATCCTGTTCAACGTGTTTGGACGATTCTCACTGTCTCAAATCCTTGGAAACACTGCCATATTCTCCTTTACACAAGCTATAGGTCTTGCTATATTCAGCAAGATATTCATAGAAGCAATACTACTCCAAATCGAAACAAGCAGAATCAGACAAGGCTTTAAAACTAATTTTGATTTTCATGCGGTCATAAAAGACTTTCAGGGACTTGTAATGTTTACTGTTATTCTGTTATGGATTATCGTATTTACAACAAACCTGAATATATATAATACTACCAAAGATGCCGTTGCTATTCTTATGACCAAACAACGAGCTATTGGTAGCGCCAGCTTCACACTTGGAGGGGTAGTATTATTTTTCCTCATTATCTGGGTAGCTCACCTGCTTCAGAAATACGTTGGATATTTCTTCGGAGATACAGGTAATGAAGATATTCAAAACAAGAATCAACGCTCAAGAATGCTCATAGCAAGACTTGTGGTTCTTTGCGCAGGTTATTTGCTTGCTGTAACAGCATCAGGACTCCCTGTTGATAAAATCACCATTGTATTAGGAGCTCTTGGTGTAGGTATCGGACTTGGCTTGCAGAATATCGTTACAAACTTTGTATCTGGTATTATTCTTATTTTTGACAGACCTCTTCAGGTTGGTGACTCTATAGAAATCGGAGACAAAACAGGAAAAGTCAGAGAGATCGGGATTCGTTCAAGTACGCTATTAACAGGCGACGGTGCCGAAGTGATTATTCCTAACGGTGATATTTTATCTCAACACATTACTAACTGGACTTTAAGCAATACACAGCAAAGGCTTGCTATTTCAATGACTGTAAATGGAAATCAGGATATTGAAAAAATCTCTAATACCATAAAAACATCCATATCCTCTTCGTCCTATGTAAAAGCTAACTCAATACCCGAAATCGAATTTATAGCTCTTAAAAAAGAAGTATGCGAATTAAAGATACATTTTTGGTGTAAAGATGTTTACAAGGCGGAGGAAGCAAAAAGTAACATCATCTATCATTTATTTAAAGAGTTTGGAGAAATTAATATTTCAATAAAAGGATAA
- a CDS encoding 2-hydroxymuconate tautomerase family protein, with amino-acid sequence MPYVNIKITDENVTSQQKAELIEGVTELLKIVLNKNPETTVVVIDEVSTDNWGIGGQQVTERRKKGK; translated from the coding sequence ATGCCATACGTCAATATAAAAATTACCGATGAGAATGTGACATCGCAGCAGAAAGCTGAATTAATCGAGGGTGTTACGGAGCTACTTAAGATAGTTCTTAATAAAAATCCAGAAACAACAGTTGTAGTCATTGATGAAGTATCGACTGATAACTGGGGCATAGGTGGCCAGCAGGTTACAGAGAGGCGTAAGAAAGGGAAGTAA
- a CDS encoding SRPBCC family protein → MKGSECQMLIRKSAEKVFEAFIDPEITKNFWFTYGSDKLEVGKKVVWKWEMYDVSTTVIAKEIIPGKKIIIEWDEPATTVDFDFKTLSDGSTYVTIKHFGFNQTGDELLEAIKDSTGGFTTVLDGLKAFLEHNINLNLIADKFPAEVMKHGK, encoded by the coding sequence ATGAAAGGTTCCGAATGTCAAATGCTCATCAGAAAATCCGCTGAAAAGGTTTTTGAAGCCTTTATAGATCCTGAAATTACAAAGAATTTCTGGTTCACTTATGGAAGTGACAAGCTGGAGGTTGGTAAGAAAGTAGTCTGGAAATGGGAAATGTATGACGTTTCTACAACTGTAATTGCTAAGGAGATAATACCTGGCAAGAAGATCATTATCGAATGGGATGAGCCTGCTACAACTGTAGATTTTGATTTTAAAACCCTGAGCGATGGTTCTACTTATGTTACGATTAAGCACTTTGGGTTTAATCAAACAGGGGATGAGTTGCTTGAAGCAATTAAAGATTCAACAGGAGGTTTTACAACAGTATTGGATGGCCTAAAGGCCTTTCTTGAGCATAATATCAATCTTAATCTTATAGCTGATAAATTTCCAGCTGAAGTTATGAAGCACGGAAAATAA
- a CDS encoding iron chaperone — translation MEAHKFKTVDEYISSFPPEVRPILEKLRQTIIKAAPKAEEVISYNMPAFKLNGALVYYAAYKKHVGFYPTNSGITEFADELADYKTSKGAIQFPLDKPLPTGLITKIVKFRIVENNAKALVKKQK, via the coding sequence ATGGAAGCTCATAAGTTCAAAACTGTTGATGAATATATAAGCTCATTTCCTCCGGAAGTAAGACCAATTCTTGAGAAGCTTAGGCAAACAATTATTAAGGCTGCTCCAAAGGCTGAAGAAGTGATCAGTTATAATATGCCAGCTTTTAAGTTAAATGGAGCTCTTGTTTATTATGCTGCTTATAAAAAGCATGTCGGTTTTTATCCTACAAACTCCGGCATTACAGAGTTTGCTGATGAATTAGCTGATTATAAAACTTCAAAAGGTGCTATACAATTCCCTTTAGATAAGCCTTTGCCAACTGGTTTGATAACAAAGATTGTCAAATTCAGGATAGTGGAGAATAATGCAAAAGCACTGGTTAAGAAGCAAAAGTAG
- a CDS encoding TolC family protein: MLPLKKRVIAAALIITGLNSEVSLAQNTKFLTLNEAVELCLQNNKQLKLNKVKVEAATASTVEARERRLPDLTGSANYIRLTKPTIGGPLGNTVSPDINEAAYAIVSGSIPLFTGFRTKNGIESSRYLEEATKLDAENDKDAIIQNTVAAYSNLFKAQSTVLIVRENLKQAELRTADFTNLEKNGVIARNDLLRVQLQQSNVQLALMDAESNQRLANLNMNIMLGLDENTLLQLDSTSFVEINDARTFSEFEQVALTNRHDLAALKYREQSASAGIRMAKADYYPSLKITGGYFAANIPHLFSISNAWNAGLGLSYNVASVWKTGAKVKSAKVRLAEVKASQDLMNDRVKMEVAQAFEGYVLSKKKIEVYAQALEQATENNRITKSKYRNNLVTTTDLLDAFVQQLLANLDYANSKADAVVAYRRLLQTSGVANNEPKNNY; the protein is encoded by the coding sequence ATGCTACCACTAAAAAAACGAGTAATCGCTGCTGCATTAATTATAACAGGGCTTAATTCAGAGGTATCTCTCGCTCAGAATACAAAATTTCTTACTCTAAATGAGGCTGTAGAATTATGTCTGCAGAATAATAAGCAACTTAAATTAAATAAAGTGAAAGTTGAAGCTGCTACTGCTTCAACTGTGGAAGCCAGGGAAAGACGACTACCTGATCTGACCGGATCTGCAAACTATATTCGACTGACAAAGCCAACAATCGGTGGTCCTTTAGGCAATACGGTATCGCCGGATATTAATGAGGCAGCTTATGCTATAGTAAGTGGCTCAATACCTTTATTTACAGGGTTCAGAACAAAAAATGGGATCGAGTCTTCCAGATATCTTGAAGAAGCGACAAAACTTGATGCTGAAAATGATAAGGATGCTATCATTCAAAATACTGTAGCGGCTTATAGTAACTTATTCAAAGCTCAGTCAACAGTTTTAATTGTAAGAGAAAATCTTAAACAGGCGGAATTGAGAACTGCTGATTTTACAAACCTTGAAAAAAATGGTGTTATAGCTCGGAACGACTTGCTCAGGGTTCAGCTTCAGCAGTCTAATGTTCAGCTTGCCTTAATGGATGCTGAAAGCAATCAGAGGCTGGCAAACCTTAATATGAATATTATGCTTGGACTTGATGAAAATACTTTGCTTCAACTTGATAGTACATCTTTTGTCGAAATTAATGATGCAAGAACGTTTTCTGAGTTTGAGCAGGTAGCGCTTACGAACAGACATGATCTCGCAGCACTTAAGTACAGAGAGCAGTCAGCTTCAGCGGGAATCAGAATGGCAAAGGCAGACTATTATCCTTCCTTAAAAATAACAGGCGGATATTTTGCAGCTAATATTCCACATTTGTTTTCTATTTCAAATGCATGGAATGCAGGACTTGGGTTAAGTTATAATGTTGCTTCGGTATGGAAGACGGGAGCAAAGGTAAAGTCAGCTAAAGTCCGTCTGGCAGAAGTTAAAGCCAGTCAGGATCTGATGAATGACAGAGTAAAAATGGAAGTAGCCCAGGCTTTCGAAGGATATGTTTTGAGTAAAAAGAAGATAGAAGTATATGCTCAGGCCCTTGAACAGGCAACTGAAAATAACAGAATAACAAAAAGTAAATATCGCAATAACTTGGTCACAACAACAGATCTGCTGGATGCTTTTGTGCAACAATTGCTGGCTAATCTGGACTATGCAAATTCTAAAGCAGATGCGGTAGTTGCGTATCGCAGACTATTACAAACATCAGGTGTTGCTAATAACGAACCTAAAAATAATTATTAA
- a CDS encoding HlyD family efflux transporter periplasmic adaptor subunit — MLNLSYTVIASQADGQVSAINLVPGQLVQAGQQLCNIVVSDKVWVTANFKDTIVRINLTQ; from the coding sequence TTGCTGAACCTTTCTTATACTGTAATTGCTTCTCAAGCGGATGGACAGGTTTCTGCCATCAATCTTGTACCAGGGCAACTTGTACAGGCAGGACAGCAGCTGTGTAATATTGTTGTTAGTGATAAAGTATGGGTTACCGCTAACTTTAAAGATACGATTGTTCGGATCAACCTTACACAGTAA
- a CDS encoding OmpH family outer membrane protein, with protein sequence MSSFNKVDFNKNIFWSVFISLFLISVISLSFSLYLFIRTPKIAYVYNSRILSEYKGVKESSKAYEQKVKAWQANIDTLGAGLAHEIKIFKQESSRLPSNERRNREDALRKREQELLNYKAALEEKADEEKELMGASVLNQINSYILEYGKRSGYDYIFGVAENGNLLYGREGDDITDEVLKVLNAKYSGK encoded by the coding sequence ATGAGTTCATTCAATAAAGTAGATTTTAATAAAAATATTTTTTGGAGTGTTTTTATTAGCCTTTTTTTAATTAGTGTAATAAGTTTATCTTTTTCACTTTATCTTTTTATTAGGACACCTAAAATAGCATATGTCTATAATAGCAGGATACTTTCTGAATATAAAGGTGTAAAAGAAAGTAGTAAGGCTTATGAACAAAAGGTCAAGGCATGGCAGGCCAATATAGATACTTTGGGGGCAGGGCTTGCTCACGAAATTAAAATTTTTAAGCAGGAATCATCCAGGTTGCCTTCAAATGAAAGAAGAAATAGAGAGGATGCTCTCAGAAAGCGGGAACAGGAGTTGTTGAATTATAAGGCCGCGTTGGAAGAAAAAGCGGATGAGGAAAAGGAGCTTATGGGGGCCTCTGTATTAAATCAGATCAATAGCTATATTCTTGAGTATGGAAAGAGGAGTGGCTATGATTATATTTTTGGAGTTGCAGAGAATGGTAATCTGCTTTATGGTCGCGAGGGAGATGATATTACCGACGAGGTTTTGAAGGTGTTAAATGCCAAATATTCCGGAAAGTAA